Proteins encoded by one window of Candidatus Poribacteria bacterium:
- a CDS encoding TIGR01458 family HAD-type hydrolase, protein MQKISPTRPKAFLIDMDGTLYFKDEPCPGAIEVINYLRQEAYQLRFLTNTTAKTPKMLHAQMQTLGFDIYEDEIFNATYACLQYLRSQPGASCHFMVDDAVKTFFKEIPIDDDAPDFVVVGDYGEGFDFHALNHAFRLLMNGAELIALQKNLYWFSADGMFLDCGAFVTLLEAAASKTATVMGKPSETFFKIALESLQLSPSEAVVIGDDITSDIVGAQGMGMQNILVKTGKFKSSQLENPVAEPTWVLNSIAELPNMF, encoded by the coding sequence ATGCAGAAAATATCACCAACGCGCCCGAAGGCTTTTTTAATTGACATGGATGGAACGCTCTATTTTAAAGACGAACCTTGCCCCGGCGCAATCGAAGTTATTAACTACCTACGTCAGGAGGCGTACCAACTCCGGTTCTTGACGAATACAACTGCTAAAACTCCGAAGATGCTTCACGCGCAGATGCAAACACTCGGCTTTGACATCTACGAAGATGAAATCTTCAATGCGACTTACGCCTGTCTCCAATACTTACGCTCGCAGCCTGGGGCAAGTTGTCACTTCATGGTCGATGATGCCGTCAAAACGTTTTTCAAGGAGATACCGATAGATGACGATGCTCCCGATTTTGTCGTCGTCGGAGACTACGGCGAAGGGTTTGATTTTCACGCTTTAAACCACGCTTTTCGCCTTTTAATGAATGGTGCCGAGCTGATAGCGTTGCAGAAAAACCTCTATTGGTTTTCTGCTGACGGAATGTTCTTGGATTGTGGTGCGTTCGTGACCCTTCTGGAGGCAGCCGCAAGTAAAACTGCCACAGTCATGGGCAAACCGAGTGAGACGTTTTTCAAAATCGCACTTGAGAGTCTTCAACTTTCTCCAAGTGAAGCAGTTGTGATAGGCGACGACATCACTTCCGACATCGTTGGGGCGCAGGGAATGGGGATGCAGAATATCCTTGTGAAGACTGGAAAGTTTAAATCCAGTCAATTGGAAAACCCCGTCGCGGAACCGACATGGGTGCTTAATAGCATTGCAGAATTACCCAATATGTTTTAG
- a CDS encoding ABC transporter substrate-binding protein, protein MSMRIFILISVILLTALTGCERVSEMVQPDIPAPPTEATLKIGVIQPTNTFTTFSQGAETARVQINEKGGALGMEIAFISRDNQPVASEPPTPEASVTAAKELIEMEDVFALLGPVYSSNSVKVGPIAQQAQRLMLPGSSGSDVPAVGDYVFLITVPNPFQGKVMAGFAMNPNELGAKTAATIIEEDDDYTIDLVAAFEAAFQANGGEIVYNGAYTVGDTNFTTLLTEIHEATPDVIFCPGFQPEVPSLINAARQIGITGTFLGGSAWDDRERFLSILDDNSVLDGSYYPTNFSVATQDADVQEFVSDYTALFGSPPDGIAASGYDAMRLLARAIETAGSLDPVAVRDAFAAVKGYKGATTISHYDENRHPVKSLAIQTITGGQVEHYKVVEP, encoded by the coding sequence ATGTCTATGAGAATTTTTATCTTAATTTCGGTTATTCTACTCACAGCACTGACAGGTTGTGAACGCGTAAGTGAGATGGTTCAACCCGATATCCCTGCTCCGCCGACGGAGGCGACATTAAAAATCGGTGTGATCCAACCCACCAATACCTTTACGACCTTTAGCCAAGGGGCTGAAACCGCTCGCGTCCAAATTAATGAAAAGGGTGGCGCGCTCGGTATGGAAATAGCGTTTATCAGTCGAGATAATCAACCCGTGGCGAGTGAACCGCCGACACCAGAAGCCAGCGTTACTGCCGCAAAAGAACTCATTGAAATGGAAGATGTCTTTGCTCTCCTGGGTCCCGTTTACTCCAGCAATTCCGTAAAAGTCGGTCCGATCGCGCAACAGGCACAGCGACTTATGCTTCCGGGTTCCAGTGGTTCAGACGTGCCAGCAGTCGGAGATTATGTCTTTCTCATTACGGTGCCGAACCCATTTCAAGGAAAAGTGATGGCGGGTTTCGCAATGAACCCGAATGAGCTTGGCGCAAAAACGGCAGCAACGATTATCGAGGAAGACGATGACTATACGATTGATCTCGTAGCGGCGTTCGAGGCGGCTTTTCAGGCAAATGGTGGAGAAATCGTTTACAATGGTGCCTATACCGTAGGCGATACCAACTTCACCACACTGCTCACAGAAATTCACGAGGCAACGCCTGATGTTATTTTCTGTCCCGGTTTTCAACCGGAAGTGCCATCGTTGATAAATGCAGCACGGCAAATTGGTATTACAGGGACCTTCCTCGGTGGCAGCGCGTGGGATGATAGGGAACGATTTCTCAGCATCTTAGACGATAACAGTGTGTTGGATGGCAGTTATTATCCGACCAATTTCTCGGTTGCGACACAGGACGCGGATGTGCAGGAATTCGTGAGTGATTACACTGCACTCTTCGGAAGTCCACCGGATGGCATCGCCGCGTCGGGCTACGATGCGATGCGACTCTTAGCACGCGCAATAGAGACCGCGGGTTCGCTTGATCCGGTTGCAGTTCGCGATGCATTCGCTGCAGTCAAGGGTTACAAAGGCGCGACAACCATTTCGCATTACGATGAAAACCGCCACCCCGTCAAAAGCCTCGCAATCCAGACAATTACCGGCGGGCAGGTTGAACACTACAAAGTTGTGGAACCGTAG
- a CDS encoding LLM class flavin-dependent oxidoreductase has translation MELGFFTMPLHPPGSDTTKTLDDDLEQMIVLDELGYKEAYVGEHFTFTWENIPSPDLFIAKAAAMTENIIFGTGITCMPIHNPAVVAHRIAQLDHQTHGRFHWGVGSSSTPSDAEMFMAGEDRRRSTREGIDAVLKIWTDPEPGHYKTDFWEFKIPEYRPNIVSVHMKPYQKPHPPIALAGSSARSDTLIFAGERGWIPMSINLAHVPTIKTHWDAVEEGAEKTGLSPSRSTWRIAREVYVADTTEQARKEAIEGTLGRDFRDYWFKLFSPGNFKPDPNMDEADMTLEHLLDTLWIVGSPDHVANRLRELYDEVGGFGVLLAMGHEWDPKEQWLNSMTLLKNEVMPQLTDLT, from the coding sequence ATGGAACTCGGTTTTTTCACAATGCCTTTGCATCCACCCGGCAGCGACACGACTAAGACATTAGACGACGATCTTGAGCAGATGATAGTCCTCGATGAACTGGGCTACAAAGAGGCTTATGTCGGTGAGCATTTCACGTTTACATGGGAGAATATTCCATCTCCCGATCTTTTTATTGCAAAAGCGGCTGCGATGACAGAGAACATTATTTTCGGTACGGGGATTACCTGTATGCCGATTCACAATCCCGCCGTTGTTGCGCATCGCATCGCGCAACTGGACCATCAAACGCACGGACGTTTCCATTGGGGCGTCGGTTCGAGTTCGACACCGAGCGATGCGGAGATGTTTATGGCTGGCGAAGACAGGCGTAGATCAACACGCGAGGGGATTGATGCTGTCCTGAAAATCTGGACGGACCCGGAACCCGGACATTACAAGACCGATTTCTGGGAATTTAAGATCCCTGAGTACCGTCCGAATATTGTGAGTGTCCACATGAAGCCTTATCAGAAACCGCATCCGCCCATTGCGCTGGCAGGGTCTTCCGCAAGATCGGACACGCTAATCTTCGCGGGTGAGCGCGGTTGGATTCCGATGAGTATTAACTTAGCGCATGTGCCTACGATTAAAACACACTGGGACGCGGTGGAAGAGGGTGCCGAAAAGACGGGCTTATCGCCATCTCGCTCAACGTGGCGTATTGCCCGTGAGGTTTACGTTGCGGATACCACTGAACAGGCGCGTAAAGAGGCTATCGAAGGCACGCTTGGACGTGATTTCAGGGATTATTGGTTTAAGTTATTTAGCCCGGGAAACTTCAAACCGGATCCAAATATGGACGAGGCGGACATGACCCTCGAACATCTGTTAGATACCTTGTGGATCGTTGGAAGTCCGGATCACGTGGCAAACCGGTTACGTGAACTTTACGATGAAGTCGGCGGTTTTGGTGTCTTACTTGCTATGGGACATGAATGGGATCCCAAAGAGCAGTGGTTGAACTCAATGACACTCCTCAAGAACGAAGTGATGCCGCAACTCACAGATTTGACATAG